A single region of the Ahaetulla prasina isolate Xishuangbanna chromosome 13, ASM2864084v1, whole genome shotgun sequence genome encodes:
- the ST8SIA2 gene encoding alpha-2,8-sialyltransferase 8B, which translates to MPLPCRSWTLALLTLLVGILLFADIAEIELEIGNSGGRGAVRSAVSSLHSRFNRTEGAVNGSSSPAVAEQSNDNIKHHDKTVQSQWIHNQTLSLTIRKHILKFLDAEKDISVLKGTLKPGDIIHYVFDRDSTMNVSQNLYALLPRTSPLKGKHYRTCAIVGNSGILLNSGCGKEIDTHSFVIRCNLAPVQEYTHDVGMKTDLVTMNPSVIQRAFEDLVNDTWREKLLQRLHSLNGSILWIPAFMAKGGKERVEWVNELILKHRINVRTAYPSLRLLHAVRGYWLTNKVYIKRPTTGLLMYTLATRFCNQIYLYGFWPFPQGPDQNPVKYHYYDSLKYGYMSQASPHTMPLEFKALKLLHHQGALKLTVGPCNGTT; encoded by the exons GAATTCTGGGGGCCGAGGTGCAGTCCGATCAGCAGTGAGCAGTTTGCATAGCAGATTTAATAG AACTGAAGGGGCAGTCAATGGGTCTTCATCTCCAGCTGTTGCTGAGCAAAGTAACGACAACATTAAGCACCATGACAAGACAGTTCAATCCCAGTGGATACACAATCAGACGCTGTCACTGACCATCAG AAAACACATCCTGaagtttttggatgcagagaaagacaTCTCGGTGCTCAAGGGAACTCTGAAACCGGGAGACATCATCCACTATGTGTTTGACAGAGACAGCACCATGAATGTTTCCCAAAACCTCTATGCCCTCTTGCCGAGGACATCCCCATTGAAGGGCAAGCACTATCGGACCTGTGCCATTGTGGGGAATTCGGGCATCCTGCTGAACAGCGGCTGTGGCAAGGAAATTGACACTCACAGCTTTGTGATAAG ATGCAACTTAGCCCCGGTGCAGGAATATACCCACGATGTTGGAATGAAGACTGATCTGGTCACCATGAACCCTTCCGTCATCCAGCGTGCCTTTGAGGACCTGGTGAATGACACATGGCGTGAGAAGCTGCTTCAACGCCTTCATAGCCTCAATGGCAGCATCCTTTGGATCCCGGCATTTATGGCCAAAGGGGGCAAGGAACGGGTGGAGTGGGTCAACGAACTCATCCTCAAGCATCGCATAAACGTCCGCACCGCCTACCCATCTCTGCGACTGCTGCATGCTGTACGAGG GTATTGGCTGACGAACAAAGTATACATCAAGCGTCCAACCACTGGTTTATTGATGTACACCCTGGCAACTCGCTTCTGCAACCAGATTTACCTCTACGGTTTCTGGCCATTTCCCCAAGGTCCAGACCAAAACCCCGTTAAGTACCACTACTATGACAGCCTGAAATATGGCTACATGTCCCAGGCCAGTCCTCATACCATGCCTTTGGAATTCAAAGCGTTAAAGCTCTTGCACCACCAAGGAGCCTTAAAACTCACAGTTGGGCCCTGCAACGGAACCACGTAA